One genomic region from Clostridium saccharobutylicum DSM 13864 encodes:
- a CDS encoding histidinol-phosphatase HisJ family protein: MRYLSDYHIHSTYSFDANQTIEDIVIKSISMNLNEICLTEHISFDPKDNSYKFFDFKDYESEIKKLSQKYYGKILIKQGLETGEYPLYKKDFDNYFKEHDIDFIIGSIHNLNGEGFRKNISENGVNYTYEAYFKEILNYAKMGDFDILGHLDIVQRYAFKSGGIYNLDDYKDYIYAILKTIISRGKGIEINTSGLSNNLLFPKLEILQMYKDLNGEILTVGSDAHSCDRVGDGISYVYDLLKDIGFKYVFTFDKRKMNGILL, translated from the coding sequence ATGAGATATTTAAGTGATTACCACATACATTCAACATATTCTTTTGATGCTAATCAAACAATTGAAGATATTGTAATTAAATCTATTTCAATGAACTTAAATGAAATATGTTTAACTGAGCATATTAGCTTTGATCCTAAAGATAATAGTTACAAATTCTTTGATTTTAAAGATTATGAAAGTGAGATAAAAAAACTTTCTCAGAAATATTATGGAAAAATTCTTATAAAGCAAGGACTCGAGACAGGAGAATATCCTCTTTATAAGAAAGATTTTGATAACTACTTTAAAGAGCATGATATTGATTTTATTATAGGTTCAATACATAATCTTAATGGTGAAGGTTTTAGAAAAAACATTTCAGAAAATGGTGTTAATTATACATATGAAGCTTATTTTAAAGAAATTCTTAACTATGCTAAAATGGGGGATTTTGATATACTTGGACATCTTGACATTGTTCAACGTTATGCTTTTAAATCTGGAGGAATATATAACTTAGATGACTATAAAGATTACATATATGCTATTTTAAAGACAATAATTTCTAGAGGCAAGGGAATAGAAATAAACACTTCTGGCTTATCTAATAACCTACTATTTCCAAAGTTAGAAATACTACAAATGTATAAAGATTTGAATGGTGAAATTTTAACAGTCGGTTCTGATGCCCATTCCTGTGATAGAGTTGGTGATGGAATTAGCTATGTTTATGATTTACTAAAAGATATAGGATTTAAATATGTATTCACTTTTGATAAGAGAAAAATGAATGGCATACTTTTATAA
- a CDS encoding phage holin encodes MEMLNIDLKARLKNKAFWVSMVSAIALLVQQLGLQLPSDYSAVVNAILTILTMSGIIVDTSTPGISDQTTTSTNSTENKTK; translated from the coding sequence ATGGAGATGTTAAATATTGATTTAAAAGCAAGATTGAAAAATAAAGCATTTTGGGTTTCAATGGTTAGTGCTATAGCATTATTAGTTCAACAATTAGGTTTACAACTTCCTAGTGATTATTCAGCAGTCGTAAATGCTATTTTAACAATTTTAACAATGTCTGGAATAATAGTAGATACAAGTACACCAGGAATAAGTGATCAAACTACTACATCAACAAATTCTACAGAAAATAAAACTAAATAA
- a CDS encoding FapA family protein, which produces MELATGAKVINGKIIVTDGDNQELITIKALNHINLFINNKPCEINQAYEINSLDTITYTCNKIPSKREINVIISEDKMRANMTVVYTPEIQYKLKDRECFLNLALATEIEYQKQPEPFSTLELRQILKENGVKFGIKEKALEKLREGCVEEILVAEGEIPVKDKQSELKLFFTPTQMFFPDCDSDEKIDYKNLFRISNVSKGDKIAEIIPEVIGTDGIDVCGNIVEREYVRKIPINIKSGCIVEENNITATINGKAHVLNRNISVNPVHTVESVNMESCNINFYGDIEVYNSVDDNMSVSAGGSLDVSENINTSNVVTGGEINILGNALNSKILAGQYDMAKKEYCDILIKYKNIINRLIYVSETTNLKKKNLVFGEFIKNTAEEMQINLAKISLDVISRGIKNKIKDDRMARFIKDNLLGYNILNLKSSEDLVKFRNMLENDIDYYDKNIIIPLDIRISYCQDCDIKSTGNVIICGQGQYTSKITAMQDILFTKSNSVARGGKLSAGRNISLGIVGSKACVPTVLEVPKSGKISAMLAYQNTIFCFGKSKMILDEVMENIHVLYNEEKRRIEVRKSGL; this is translated from the coding sequence ATGGAATTAGCTACAGGAGCAAAAGTTATTAATGGAAAAATAATAGTAACTGATGGGGATAATCAAGAATTAATTACAATAAAAGCTTTAAATCATATAAATTTATTCATTAATAATAAACCTTGTGAAATTAATCAGGCATATGAGATTAATTCGCTAGACACGATAACGTATACTTGCAATAAAATACCTTCGAAAAGGGAAATTAATGTTATAATTTCAGAAGATAAAATGAGAGCAAACATGACTGTAGTATATACACCAGAAATTCAATATAAGTTAAAGGATAGAGAGTGTTTTTTAAATCTAGCTTTAGCGACTGAAATAGAGTATCAAAAACAACCAGAACCTTTTTCAACTTTAGAATTGCGTCAAATATTAAAAGAAAATGGGGTGAAATTTGGAATTAAAGAAAAAGCATTAGAAAAACTACGGGAAGGTTGTGTAGAAGAAATTCTTGTTGCAGAAGGCGAAATTCCCGTAAAAGATAAACAAAGTGAATTAAAATTATTTTTCACCCCTACACAAATGTTTTTCCCAGATTGTGATTCTGATGAAAAAATTGATTATAAAAACTTATTTAGAATTTCAAATGTTAGTAAGGGAGATAAAATAGCAGAAATAATTCCTGAAGTTATAGGCACTGATGGAATAGACGTATGTGGAAATATAGTAGAAAGAGAATATGTTAGAAAAATACCAATTAATATTAAAAGCGGGTGTATTGTAGAAGAAAATAATATAACAGCAACAATCAATGGAAAGGCTCATGTTCTTAATAGAAATATTAGTGTAAATCCTGTCCATACAGTAGAAAGCGTAAATATGGAGAGTTGTAATATTAATTTTTATGGAGATATTGAAGTATACAATAGTGTTGATGATAATATGTCTGTTAGTGCAGGTGGCTCTTTAGATGTAAGTGAAAATATTAACACATCTAACGTAGTTACTGGTGGGGAAATAAATATATTAGGAAATGCACTTAATTCTAAAATTTTAGCAGGGCAATATGATATGGCAAAAAAGGAGTATTGTGATATCCTAATTAAATATAAAAATATTATAAATAGATTAATATATGTCTCTGAAACTACTAATTTGAAGAAGAAAAATTTAGTGTTTGGAGAATTTATAAAAAACACTGCGGAAGAAATGCAGATAAATCTTGCAAAAATATCGTTGGATGTAATCTCGAGGGGGATAAAAAATAAAATCAAAGATGATAGAATGGCAAGATTTATTAAGGATAATTTATTAGGTTATAATATTTTAAATTTAAAATCTAGTGAAGATTTAGTTAAATTCAGAAATATGTTAGAAAATGATATAGATTATTATGATAAAAATATAATAATTCCACTAGATATACGAATAAGTTATTGTCAAGATTGTGATATAAAATCTACAGGCAATGTTATAATATGCGGTCAAGGACAGTATACTTCTAAGATAACAGCAATGCAGGATATATTATTTACCAAATCTAATTCTGTTGCAAGAGGTGGAAAATTATCTGCAGGAAGAAATATTAGTTTGGGTATAGTTGGAAGTAAAGCTTGCGTACCTACAGTGTTAGAGGTTCCTAAAAGTGGTAAGATAAGTGCAATGCTAGCTTATCAAAATACAATATTTTGTTTTGGGAAATCTAAGATGATTTTAGATGAAGTTATGGAAAATATACATGTATTATATAATGAAGAGAAAAGAAGAATTGAAGTCAGAAAGTCTGGACTATAA
- a CDS encoding NlpC/P60 family protein, whose translation MKKKYITTIVATLLFLTSVTSALPAYAEPSEPTLEQVEQNIQECDSKIEDNMTKLNDYKDQIEKKEKEIKDNEDKLALAQQDIEDKDKQLSDRLKLIQTNGGIAATPMKYIDAVFSSEDVLQATQKVYLISKICESDNNLVNQAKKSKENLENIKVNIEKENDELQKSKDEVEKEIKDLEDQKQDLLKYVQDHSELLNTETSDTVPVTLPSDISDKAKTIILESEKYLGVPYLWGGTSPQGFDCSGLMQYVFNSQGISIPRTSQEQQSFATTVTIAEIKPGDLVFNNPTDATHVGMYIGNDMYIQAPHTGDVVKISKLSTSNMKYFGRVLN comes from the coding sequence ATGAAGAAAAAATATATAACTACAATAGTAGCGACTTTGCTGTTTTTGACAAGTGTAACTAGTGCATTGCCAGCATATGCAGAGCCTAGCGAACCAACGTTAGAACAAGTTGAACAAAATATACAAGAATGTGATAGTAAAATTGAAGATAATATGACTAAGCTTAATGATTATAAAGATCAAATTGAGAAAAAAGAAAAAGAGATAAAGGATAATGAAGATAAGTTAGCTTTAGCACAACAAGATATAGAAGATAAGGACAAGCAACTGTCAGATAGATTGAAATTAATTCAAACTAATGGAGGAATTGCAGCAACGCCAATGAAATATATTGATGCAGTATTTTCATCAGAAGATGTTTTACAAGCTACACAAAAGGTTTATTTAATTTCTAAGATATGTGAAAGTGATAATAATCTTGTAAATCAAGCAAAAAAGTCTAAAGAAAATCTTGAAAATATTAAAGTTAATATAGAAAAAGAAAATGATGAACTTCAAAAAAGTAAAGATGAGGTTGAAAAAGAGATTAAAGATTTAGAGGATCAAAAGCAAGATCTTTTAAAATATGTACAAGATCATAGTGAATTATTAAATACAGAAACAAGCGATACAGTTCCAGTAACATTACCTTCTGATATTTCAGATAAGGCTAAGACGATAATATTGGAATCAGAAAAATATTTAGGAGTTCCTTATCTATGGGGCGGTACAAGCCCACAGGGATTTGACTGTTCTGGACTTATGCAGTATGTATTTAATTCTCAAGGAATAAGTATACCAAGAACATCTCAGGAGCAACAAAGTTTTGCGACAACTGTAACGATAGCTGAAATTAAACCGGGAGATTTAGTATTTAATAATCCTACTGATGCTACGCATGTAGGAATGTATATTGGAAATGATATGTATATTCAAGCACCTCATACAGGAGATGTAGTTAAAATTTCTAAGCTTTCAACTTCAAATATGAAATATTTTGGAAGGGTTTTAAATTAG
- a CDS encoding GH25 family lysozyme, which yields MSYIKGIDISNNNGSIDFSRVADDGVKYVYVKATEGATFKDSAMKTFYNQCKANNLKVGAYHFLVGSSTPEAQAQNFYGKIKDYDWDLIPMMDVETNFSGLSNYVRRFISTFKQLSPLELGIYSYTSFIDYLTDAEETIKDMPFWEANYNDDPWNLHSNFFTNRVGHQYTENGSISGISEGCDVNLFTEGVLLDNAIIAGQWIIQNGKWWYKHINGSYTKNGWEKIDGLWYLFDNEGWMLYDWKKEGNNWYYLGRSDDGSMKSGWLLQDNKWYYLGDLNDGSIKTGWQKINDKWYYFDSNGVMQTGWISDNGKDYCLYSNGSMIHDCEMYGYRFDSNGVATKLS from the coding sequence ATGTCATATATAAAGGGAATAGATATATCAAATAATAATGGAAGTATAGATTTTAGTAGAGTTGCAGATGATGGAGTGAAATATGTTTATGTGAAAGCAACTGAAGGTGCTACTTTTAAAGATAGCGCAATGAAAACTTTCTATAATCAATGTAAAGCAAATAATTTAAAAGTAGGAGCATATCATTTTTTAGTTGGAAGCAGTACACCAGAAGCACAGGCACAAAATTTTTATGGAAAAATAAAAGATTATGATTGGGATTTGATTCCTATGATGGATGTAGAAACTAATTTTTCAGGTTTATCAAATTATGTTAGAAGATTTATATCAACATTTAAACAATTAAGTCCACTAGAATTGGGGATTTATAGCTATACTAGCTTTATAGATTATTTAACAGATGCAGAAGAAACAATAAAAGATATGCCTTTCTGGGAAGCAAATTATAATGATGATCCTTGGAATTTACATTCCAATTTCTTTACAAATAGAGTAGGACATCAATATACTGAAAATGGTTCTATTAGTGGAATAAGTGAAGGATGTGATGTTAATTTATTTACCGAAGGTGTATTATTAGATAATGCTATTATAGCAGGACAATGGATTATACAGAATGGAAAGTGGTGGTACAAGCATATAAATGGAAGTTATACTAAAAATGGATGGGAAAAGATTGATGGTTTATGGTATCTATTCGATAATGAAGGATGGATGCTTTATGATTGGAAAAAGGAAGGAAATAATTGGTACTATTTAGGACGCTCAGATGATGGTTCAATGAAATCAGGATGGTTATTACAAGATAATAAATGGTATTATCTCGGAGATTTAAATGATGGATCTATCAAAACAGGGTGGCAAAAAATTAATGATAAATGGTATTACTTTGACTCTAATGGAGTTATGCAAACTGGATGGATAAGTGACAATGGTAAAGATTATTGCTTATATTCAAATGGTTCTATGATTCACGATTGTGAGATGTATGGGTACAGATTTGATAGCAATGGAGTTGCAACTAAATTAAGCTAA
- a CDS encoding cytochrome b5 domain-containing protein: MSIYFDFKTIRELVDNEQYREQKKFTLDELSQYDGSNGKPAYVSVNGIVYDVSKEGSWSGGTHHGIFAGKDLTNQLNSCHGMAEILDNAPIVGILSDNYDVNDFFMSMNRQAKQDTSKFTPDDWIRYITPLVSYALRESNQSTMGTQGSTMGTQGTDMQRLYQRITLMGVLVGLGKTPQEAINQVQNWQNSGASQLLKGGMGTTTGGGMGTTTGGGMGTTTGGGMGTTTGGGMGTTTGGGMGTTTGGGMGTTTGGGTGTTTGGSTGTGGFGPGSGMGAGGFGTGTGGFGSGSGMGAGGFGTGTGSFGSGSGMGTGGSTGTNTRNGSSTVNKRNRLYYE, encoded by the coding sequence ATGTCTATTTATTTTGATTTCAAAACCATTAGAGAACTTGTAGATAATGAACAATATAGAGAACAAAAAAAATTTACTTTAGATGAATTATCACAGTATGATGGAAGTAATGGAAAACCAGCGTATGTGTCTGTGAATGGAATAGTCTATGATGTGAGCAAAGAAGGCTCTTGGAGCGGAGGAACACACCATGGTATTTTTGCTGGTAAAGATTTAACAAACCAATTAAATTCTTGTCATGGTATGGCTGAAATTCTTGATAATGCACCTATAGTAGGAATACTTTCGGATAACTATGATGTGAATGATTTCTTCATGTCCATGAACAGGCAAGCAAAGCAAGATACATCAAAATTTACTCCAGATGATTGGATTAGGTATATTACTCCATTAGTCAGTTATGCTTTAAGAGAAAGTAATCAAAGTACCATGGGTACACAGGGAAGTACCATGGGTACACAGGGAACTGACATGCAACGTTTATATCAGAGGATTACTTTGATGGGAGTGCTTGTTGGATTAGGAAAAACTCCTCAAGAAGCAATTAACCAAGTTCAAAATTGGCAAAATAGTGGTGCATCTCAATTGCTAAAAGGTGGCATGGGAACAACTACTGGAGGTGGCATGGGAACAACTACCGGAGGTGGCATGGGAACAACTACCGGAGGTGGCATGGGAACAACTACTGGAGGTGGCATGGGAACAACTACCGGAGGTGGCATGGGAACAACTACCGGAGGTGGCATGGGAACAACTACCGGAGGTGGCACAGGAACAACTACTGGAGGTTCTACAGGTACTGGTGGCTTTGGTCCAGGAAGCGGAATGGGTGCAGGTGGTTTTGGTACAGGCACTGGTGGCTTTGGTTCAGGAAGCGGAATGGGCGCCGGAGGCTTCGGTACAGGTACTGGTAGTTTTGGCTCAGGAAGCGGAATGGGTACAGGAGGAAGCACAGGCACAAATACAAGAAATGGGAGTAGTACTGTAAATAAAAGAAATAGATTGTACTACGAGTAA
- a CDS encoding helicase-related protein → MKKNAAQREFKKFKSQINQIEEIVEHSKPGALLEHESAIRKKMIKLKELKNEGLREFNDVCERYEELLEYTSKRILNEYNKKNNTEFDFYDVVRGNYNSFLNQGIMTLLTKHVIPKLIANEFEKNFPENPKDEYIAARRMKRKFYIHLGDTNTGKTYNAIQRLKTARNGVYLSPLRILALENFEKLNNEGIVCNLSTGEEEVIKPGATHTSCTIEKVNLKEHYDIAVIDEIQMISDTFRGMAWSKSVLGLQCNEIHICGALNSKYILEKMISDCNDEYEIKEYKRAIPLEVEDKNFSYNDVQDGDAIVVFSKKRVLEIAQEYSNRGIKTSIIYGDLPPEVRKMQYEQFVKKETKVLVTTDAIGMGVNLPIRRIIFMSIRKFDGEEVRELTSQEIKQVGGRAGRQGIYEVGYIAGVGGSAEFIKSKLEAKDQVIREAVIGPSEAILNIKSLPLNEKLALWSTREEKLDYYTKMDVSEYILILDKIKKYKLSEEDQWDLLKVPFDVSRDELMQTFLDYVDELFINKQEELFIPQCFNGNLDDLEIYYQKINMYYSFSKIFNLKFNVEWVYEERLKVSEAINEILKRI, encoded by the coding sequence ATGAAGAAGAATGCAGCACAAAGGGAATTTAAAAAATTTAAAAGTCAAATAAATCAAATAGAAGAAATAGTAGAACATTCAAAGCCAGGAGCCCTTTTAGAGCATGAAAGTGCCATAAGAAAAAAAATGATAAAGCTTAAAGAATTAAAAAATGAAGGACTAAGAGAGTTTAATGATGTATGTGAGAGATATGAAGAATTATTAGAATATACGTCAAAGAGAATTCTTAATGAGTATAATAAAAAGAATAATACAGAATTTGATTTTTATGATGTTGTAAGAGGTAATTATAATAGTTTTTTGAATCAAGGAATAATGACATTACTTACAAAGCATGTCATACCTAAATTAATTGCTAATGAGTTTGAAAAGAACTTTCCAGAAAATCCGAAAGATGAGTATATTGCTGCAAGGCGAATGAAAAGAAAGTTTTATATTCATTTAGGAGATACCAATACCGGAAAAACTTATAATGCAATTCAACGTCTTAAAACTGCAAGAAATGGAGTATATTTATCTCCACTTAGAATTTTAGCTTTAGAAAATTTTGAGAAATTAAATAATGAAGGAATAGTATGTAATTTATCAACAGGTGAAGAGGAAGTAATTAAGCCAGGTGCTACTCATACGTCATGTACTATAGAAAAGGTTAATCTTAAAGAGCATTATGATATAGCTGTTATTGATGAAATACAAATGATAAGTGATACGTTTAGAGGAATGGCATGGAGTAAGTCTGTACTTGGTCTTCAATGTAATGAAATTCATATATGTGGAGCTCTTAATTCAAAATATATATTAGAAAAGATGATTAGTGATTGTAATGATGAATATGAAATTAAAGAATATAAGAGAGCAATTCCTCTAGAAGTCGAAGATAAAAATTTTTCGTATAACGATGTACAAGATGGAGATGCAATCGTAGTATTTTCAAAGAAAAGAGTTTTAGAAATAGCCCAAGAATATTCAAATAGAGGAATTAAAACAAGTATAATATATGGAGATTTACCACCAGAAGTTAGAAAAATGCAATATGAACAATTTGTAAAAAAAGAGACAAAAGTTCTTGTGACTACAGATGCTATAGGAATGGGAGTAAATTTACCTATTAGAAGAATTATATTCATGAGTATACGAAAATTTGATGGTGAAGAAGTTAGAGAGTTAACTTCACAAGAGATAAAACAAGTAGGCGGTCGTGCAGGTAGACAAGGAATATATGAAGTTGGATATATTGCAGGAGTAGGTGGAAGTGCAGAGTTTATTAAATCAAAGCTAGAAGCAAAAGACCAAGTTATAAGAGAAGCAGTAATTGGTCCATCAGAAGCTATACTTAACATAAAAAGTTTACCTTTAAATGAGAAACTTGCTCTTTGGAGTACACGAGAAGAGAAATTAGACTATTATACTAAAATGGATGTAAGTGAGTATATTTTGATATTAGATAAAATAAAAAAATATAAACTTAGTGAAGAAGATCAATGGGATTTGCTAAAAGTTCCTTTTGATGTAAGCCGAGATGAACTTATGCAAACATTCTTAGATTATGTTGATGAATTATTTATAAATAAACAAGAAGAGTTATTTATTCCACAATGTTTTAATGGCAATTTAGATGATTTGGAAATTTATTATCAGAAAATAAATATGTATTATTCATTTTCTAAGATATTTAATTTGAAGTTTAATGTAGAATGGGTTTATGAAGAAAGATTAAAAGTGAGCGAAGCTATAAATGAAATTCTTAAAAGGATTTAA
- a CDS encoding ribose-phosphate pyrophosphokinase gives MNELNHDLGIIALESCATLGNAIDKYIQEQRNTTESFLIPLDEIRFANGEGKVKISETVRGRDIYILCDVGNYSCTYTMFGFEHHKGPDEHFQDIKRTVAAIRGKAARITVIMPLLYESRQHRRKGRESLDCALALQELERLGVDEIITFDVHDPNIQNAIPLLSFENIYPTYDIVKALVCNEKSLELDKEKLLVISPDTGAMDRAIYYSSALGVDVGLFYKRRDHSTIVNGKNPIVQHEYMGRDVEGKDVLIVDDMIASGESVLDIAKELKNRNARNVYVAATFTFFTEGLDKFNKFYEDGIISRIYSTNLTYISQELNDAKWFEAVDMSEFSARIINRLNHGKSIAKYLDATRIIHTLLNK, from the coding sequence ATGAACGAATTAAATCATGATCTTGGAATAATAGCATTAGAAAGCTGCGCAACTTTAGGAAATGCAATTGACAAGTATATCCAAGAACAAAGAAATACTACAGAATCATTTTTAATACCACTAGACGAAATAAGATTCGCAAATGGTGAAGGAAAAGTAAAAATTTCTGAAACTGTAAGAGGAAGAGACATATATATATTATGCGATGTTGGTAATTATAGCTGCACATATACTATGTTTGGATTCGAGCATCACAAGGGACCGGATGAACATTTTCAAGATATAAAGAGAACAGTAGCTGCCATAAGAGGTAAAGCTGCAAGAATAACAGTAATCATGCCACTTCTATATGAATCAAGACAACACAGACGTAAAGGTAGAGAATCTTTGGACTGTGCTTTAGCGCTTCAAGAGCTTGAAAGATTAGGTGTAGATGAAATTATCACATTTGATGTTCATGATCCTAACATCCAAAATGCAATCCCATTATTATCTTTTGAAAACATATATCCAACTTATGATATAGTAAAGGCACTTGTGTGTAATGAAAAATCATTAGAATTAGATAAAGAAAAGTTACTTGTAATAAGTCCAGATACTGGAGCTATGGATAGAGCAATTTACTATTCAAGTGCTTTAGGAGTTGATGTTGGATTATTCTATAAGAGAAGAGATCATTCAACAATAGTTAATGGTAAAAATCCTATAGTACAACATGAATATATGGGAAGAGACGTAGAAGGAAAAGATGTTTTAATTGTTGATGATATGATAGCATCAGGAGAATCTGTTCTTGATATAGCAAAAGAATTGAAAAATAGAAATGCTAGAAATGTATATGTAGCAGCAACATTTACATTCTTTACAGAAGGTCTTGATAAGTTTAATAAATTCTATGAAGATGGAATAATATCAAGAATATATTCTACTAATCTAACATACATATCACAAGAATTAAATGATGCAAAATGGTTTGAAGCTGTTGATATGTCGGAATTCTCAGCAAGAATAATCAATAGATTAAATCATGGTAAATCTATTGCTAAATATTTAGATGCTACAAGAATAATACATACTTTATTAAACAAATAA
- a CDS encoding sensor histidine kinase → MENNLGIVICGNFIEEINCIIKRNNINNIEVFPFSSKCNLSKSNQNNSLTETIERCQKKCSKTIIIGGSCCSNIKNIVTDNENCKIHIFEHCFDMFINKDIISNFINENLCIITSGMLSNLEVNDYNLSFLKTRKKIRLLDTGISKENLNKLVQLSSYTHIPYDSFFIGLDYFNMFIEKILLEWKLECERAERMLKPEVSIDEKYTKLETTKNFIENKKEQLLYILDSIYECVFIMDQNYDILFINRGVEKMLHLKNFKNIIGKNVFDIGIIHDDYSNIIANRFKKVITTRTSVPLIEEKLIQYNGNVITVNIYSEPIEYKGNLCILSVIRDISEHKKSENLKNKIIEQSKLLDRAAEYDKLKTEFFANLSHEFRTPLNVMLSTLQLLNLMGVNHFNDNTKEKVTKYYHIMKQNCYRLLRLVNNLIDLTKIETQYYKLNLKNENIIEIIEDITLSVTDYAKNKGLEIIFDTDVEEKIMACDADKIERIILNLLSNAIKFTPSGGNILINIHDKGSSIIVSVKDNGTGIPLDKQEYIFKRFIQVDKSLSRNREGSGIGLSLVKSLVELHKGNIKLISTYGEGSEFIMEFPISVLPSNEKTILDENLNTQTSIEMINIEFSDIYD, encoded by the coding sequence ATGGAAAATAACTTAGGCATAGTTATCTGTGGAAATTTTATTGAAGAAATTAACTGCATAATAAAAAGAAATAATATAAATAATATAGAGGTTTTTCCTTTCTCTTCTAAATGTAATTTGAGCAAATCTAATCAAAATAACTCTTTAACAGAAACAATTGAAAGATGCCAAAAAAAATGTAGTAAAACAATTATTATAGGTGGGAGTTGTTGTTCTAACATAAAGAATATTGTTACTGATAATGAAAATTGTAAAATACATATATTTGAACATTGTTTCGATATGTTTATTAATAAGGATATAATTTCTAATTTTATAAATGAAAACCTATGTATTATAACATCAGGTATGCTTTCTAACTTAGAAGTGAACGATTATAATCTTAGTTTTCTCAAAACAAGAAAAAAAATTAGACTTTTAGATACTGGGATAAGTAAAGAAAATCTAAATAAACTTGTCCAATTGTCCTCTTATACACATATACCTTATGATTCATTTTTTATAGGATTAGATTACTTTAATATGTTTATAGAAAAAATACTCTTAGAATGGAAATTAGAATGTGAAAGAGCAGAAAGAATGCTTAAACCTGAAGTTTCCATCGACGAAAAATATACAAAACTAGAAACAACAAAAAATTTTATCGAAAATAAAAAAGAACAACTTTTATATATTTTGGATAGTATTTACGAATGTGTATTTATTATGGATCAAAACTACGACATACTGTTTATCAATAGAGGCGTCGAGAAAATGCTTCATCTTAAAAATTTTAAAAATATAATTGGTAAAAATGTATTTGATATTGGTATTATACATGATGACTATAGCAATATTATAGCTAATAGATTTAAAAAAGTGATTACTACTAGAACCTCGGTACCTTTAATTGAAGAAAAACTAATACAATATAACGGTAATGTCATAACAGTTAATATATATTCTGAGCCTATTGAATATAAAGGAAACTTATGCATATTAAGTGTAATCAGGGATATTTCTGAACATAAAAAATCCGAGAATCTAAAAAATAAAATTATAGAGCAAAGCAAATTATTGGACAGAGCTGCAGAATATGATAAACTCAAAACTGAATTTTTTGCAAATTTATCTCATGAATTTAGAACTCCATTAAATGTAATGCTTAGCACTCTTCAATTACTGAATTTAATGGGAGTAAATCACTTTAATGATAATACTAAAGAAAAAGTAACAAAATATTATCATATTATGAAACAGAACTGCTACAGATTGTTAAGACTAGTTAATAATTTAATTGATCTCACAAAAATAGAAACTCAATATTATAAACTTAATTTAAAAAATGAAAATATTATAGAAATTATAGAAGATATAACTTTATCAGTAACTGATTATGCCAAAAACAAAGGTTTAGAGATTATATTTGATACAGATGTTGAAGAAAAAATAATGGCTTGCGATGCCGATAAGATTGAAAGAATTATACTTAATCTTCTTTCCAACGCAATTAAGTTTACCCCATCTGGTGGAAATATACTAATAAATATTCATGATAAAGGTTCCAGTATAATAGTATCTGTAAAAGATAACGGAACTGGTATTCCCCTTGATAAGCAGGAATATATTTTTAAAAGATTTATTCAAGTGGATAAATCACTTTCAAGAAATCGAGAAGGAAGTGGTATAGGTTTATCACTTGTAAAATCTCTTGTTGAACTTCATAAGGGTAATATTAAACTTATTAGTACTTATGGTGAAGGTAGTGAATTTATAATGGAATTCCCAATTAGTGTTTTACCTTCCAATGAAAAAACTATATTAGATGAAAATTTAAACACGCAAACAAGCATAGAAATGATTAATATAGAATTTTCTGATATATATGATTAA